In one Dreissena polymorpha isolate Duluth1 chromosome 7, UMN_Dpol_1.0, whole genome shotgun sequence genomic region, the following are encoded:
- the LOC127836993 gene encoding mannan endo-1,4-beta-mannosidase-like — protein sequence MFQSMPKMYLPRYFNRIVLFICILMGRLDNYSAQQYLSVSGMKLTLHGEKVFLSGMNQAWYSYGADFGNDGYAKSKPHLMTTLDAIRQNGGNSIRIWVHVVGVNTPQFNDTGHVVGPGANLTRDLQDFLWEARSRNILVTFSLWNGAALTKALPLYSVLTDRSVLQSYLENALTPLVRALKSEVGLGIWEIINEPEGSMQMGMDDKEQPCYDTSTIHIWDGADWTGLGIPLKDILAFVALQADTIHKEDPKALVTVGSWTYKTISDQLSRRNFYSDKCLQEVAGGSVTARLDLYQIHTYDTLHLYLPHDPFMVNASVYKLEKPVIIGEFSQKRGASMTSPGQFNWAYYHGYSGSWSWSALGSDDAADSLEVQESGIRSLQNKNEQNFGGRVNFTLNSSSKQRIVSLTKNVLVGIQELWKKLIAILI from the exons ATGTTTCAAAGCATGCCGAAGATGTACCTTCCAAGATACTTCAACcgaattgtgttgttcatttgCATTCTTATGGGACGTCTGGATAACTACAGTGCCCAGCAATACCTATCTGTGTCCGGTATGAAACTCACTTTGCACGGGGAAAAAGTGTTCTTATCCGGCATGAACCAAGCGTGGTATTCATATGGGGCGGATTTTGGTAACGATGGTTACGCGAAGTCCAAACCACACTTGATGACAACGCTCGATGCGATACGACAGAACGGAGGGAACTCTATAC GGATATGGGTCCATGTAGTTGGCGTCAATACGCCCCAATTTAACGACACCGGCCACGTGGTCGGTCCAGGCGCCAATCTGACACGGGATTTGCAAGATTTTCTATGGGAAGCACGTTCTAGAAATATTCTAGTCACATTTTCATTGTGGAACGGCGCGGCATTGACCAAAG CATTGCCGCTGTACAGCGTGTTGACAGACAGATCCGTGCTTCAGAGTTACCTTGAAAATGCCCTGACGCCACTCGTGCGTGCTTTAAAATCGGAAGTTGGACTTGGAATCTGGGAAATCATCAACGAACCGGAAGGGAGTATGCAAATGG GAATGGATGATAAAGAGCAGCCTTGCTACGACACGTCAACAATCCACATCTGGGACGGGGCGGACTGGACCGGTCTGGGTATACCCTTGAAGGACATTCTCGCCTTTGTAGCCCTGCAAGCTGACACCATACACAAAGAGGACCCTaag GCATTGGTTACCGTTGGTTCCTGGACGTACAAGACGATCAGCGACCAACTCAGCCGGAGAAATTTCTACTCTGACAAATGCCTCCAGGAGGTTGCAGGGGGGTCTGTGACCGCCCGACTCGACCTATACCAGATTCATACCTATGACACGCTTCACCTGTATCTACCACACGATCCCTTTATG GTGAATGCAAGCGTTTACAAGCTTGAAAAGCCTGTGATAATTGGGGAATTCAGTCAAAAGCGAGGCGCCTCTATGACATCGCCTGGACAGTTCAATTGGGCTTATTACCATGGTTACAGTGGGTCGTGGTCGTGGTCAGCTCTGGGGTCGG ACGACGCCGCTGACAGTCTAGAAGTGCAAGAAAGCGGAATTCGCTCCCTGCAGAACAAAAATGAACAGAACTTCGGGGGTCGAGTCAACTTTACTTTAAACAGTAGCTCAAAACAAAGGATAGTTTCACTCACGAAAAATGTACTAGTCGGTATTCAAGAACTGTGGAAAAAACTTATCGCCATTCTAATATGA